GGGACTACACACGACATCCAAGTAGAGTGGAGGACAAAGAGAGAATAGTTGTAGCTGAATGAGGGATTAATATGCTTATTAGTTAAGGGGCAACTAAGAAAAGAGACACCACGAAGTGAACTCAATCTGTAAACATGTAACACATACGGGATTTCGGGTTCTGCGACCGCTGTGTTACggagaacgaaacaaatcgcATAGACTGCTATGGAAGGAGATTGTGTTAACTCTTTGAATAACGCTCTGTTCCCTCCGTTTAAAATATATTATCCATATGTAGTGCTAGCGATAATTGGGACATTCACCCGTTCCTCCATAATAACGTTAAAATTTAGTATCGAACCACAGTTTTTGGCCATAGATTGATGTCCGAACGTGGCAACGGTAAAGTGTGACGACATCTCGAATTACTTTTAGGATGAGCAGATGACGACCACACTAAATACGAGTGCTATGGGATTAATTCTTCTAATACTATGAGTGAAACCGCAACAACGATCGGTCACGTTGAGCGACCAAAGAAGCGACCTCGTTCCAAAAAAAACTTGTTAACCAATGCAAACCGTTCTATGTCTTTCGCTTGTAGtcgcgctgctgctcgggAATTTCCTCCTGCAGTTCCATTATGTGGTCCACGGCGTGCGGCCGCCCATCATCCCCGATTTTGCACGGTTGAATAAGCCCCTGGCGCTGCAATTTGTCCATCAACTTCACCAGTTGAATCGCCTCGTACTCTTTCTGCTCATCGGACATACCCTCGAGAgggttcggtttcgctggcTCGTAGCAACCGATCACAGGGTTTATGCCGTGCTGCAGCTGCTTATACTCTTCCGTGTCGCTGTCCTCGCTGTCGGACGAATACTGTTCGGATACCTtcaccgatcggccaccgagcagcccccggtttgcaaacaaaccggcCGCATTGCCATACCCGGTGTACTTGATCATTCGGCCAACGTTTTCCTTGCACAGCACAAACAGTAGTTCTGCCGATAGGTCGGCAATCTGCGTGCAAGGACTGGTTAACAGCGCGCAGAGATAGTTTCGAAGCTCCTTGCCTATTTCGGGCCGATCGTGTACTTCACGCAACGGTGGCAGTATTACCGAGCGGACGTAACGCCTATGCACCGGATCGGCACGGATTGCCTTGATCAGAACGGTAAGCACTGGCGACAGCATCTCGTATTGATCCGACTTTTTCTCCGCACGTTGAAAGTTGCGACGCAGAAATTCCACCAACACCTGCAGCACGTAAACGTTCTTTCCCTCGAACGGTACGGTTGGGGGGGTGACGGAGGTCTCGTCGGCATCGTCCTGCATCAGGTCCGTGTCCTCTTTGGTTTGCAGTGGCGTTACCAGCTCGAGGTAACAGCTTACCGGGACGCTCGTCAGCAGGTTCACGATGTTGGAGCGCAAGGACACAATGCGATCGCGGTTCAGCGTACGGTAGAAGAACAGATCGTGCAGAACCGTCACCAAGCGGTGAAACTGATTCGCTTCCTCCTCTTCCGGCACCAGACCGTCGCCTGTCCGCACGGTCAGATTGAACAGCACCTTCAACACCTCGTTGATCAAATCTAAATCTTTGTCCTGTCGGCGCGAAAGGCAGAGAAAGGGGGGCCCAATTAGTGGAAGGAAAGTTCAACAAACCCATTGAACCACGTACGCTGAATTCTTTAAACGTTGCCGCCTGACCCATGAATAGATCGAGCGTTTCAACGAGGTACACAAGTCCGTGCAGCTGATCGCGCACTTTGGCCCGAATATCACAATTGATCGCGGTCAGCAGAAACAGCAGCTTCATGTCGAAATATTTGATGTCGTAGCCGTATGCGACCTCCCTACGGTAGCAataaaaatgtggaaaatataAAGGTTTCGGTCCATAGAAGTGGGACGTGCGAAACGCACTTGTACATCTTCACCCGCCGAATGATGCCCTCGGTGGAGGCGTTCCCGAAACACATCTCCTGGCATTTGATGCTCTGGAATATCATATTGCTCAGACACTTTAGAGCCTCCACCTGTACTTCTTCCGTGGCGTCACACCGCTCGCCAACCGGTCCAATACCGGCCAACCGTAGCAACGCATCCAATTGCTCGCCCGCGACCGACTCGTTTAGGTACGTCTTGTCTCGGCTCAGCACTTTGATGGCCATCAGACACCCGACTCGATGCGGCATGCTCGGGTCAGCCAGGTACGCGAACAACTTATTCCAGATCAGCATCCActggccggtgctggtgaagTGCGTGAAGTTGAACACCTGGGAGTTCTGGCAGGCGAGAGAAGGAACAAGTTGACGGGAGTAAACAAGCCGTAATCGCGGAGTAAACATATGCGCAAATCGCGGGTACCTGTTTGTTGAATTTGTTCAGTGCATCCTCCACCAGCCCGTAGTCACCGCTCAGCAAGCATCTTAAACTTTCAGCATCCATTTCCAGGCTTCTGTTTTGGCAGCCTTCCCGATCGAAGTATTGCGATTGCGGCGTTCCAGACCCACGAACTACTCTTGTTTGCTTCACTCTCACTGCAAATGCAAGCCACGGAATGTGTTAATTGGATTAGAATCGTCACACTTTGTGAGTTGGAAATGGTTGTCTTTTGCGGTgaccaaaacccaaaaccccgcAGCGCAATGATTTTCGAGGGTTTTTGCACGcagcgtttttgttttgctctggTACTAAAACTTTAGTACAAAAACTGTTGTTTGACAGCTGCCAGCCAGTTTTGTTTCAGCGTTTTTCTCTccatgaaacatttcaactATGACCTGAGTTCCAAAAACGTTAATATCCCGACGAACAACTATGTCTGTTTTTGTGTCCGTTTACTACGCACACATCACATTACAATCTACGCTACGTCGGTTCGATCCTCAGTTAAGTGGAGGGTCCGGATGCTGTTTGGAGACGTCACTGGAACGACAAAATGTACGAACTTCTAGGAAAACCCTCCATTGTGGGTCGGCTGCGCTGGTTAGGACACGCTGCCAGAACGCCGGTGTTTCATCGGCTTAACCATTCAGAGAAGCAACAAAACTCTGCCATCAGCACTCCAGCAGTCACTCCAACACTGTGGAATTGAattgattattcaaaatatgAATCTACGCAGCTGCAGTCACAATACCTATCGGGTTCAGTCCAgtgttcgattttgttttatatctTTATAGCTTCCAAAGAATCACTTTTCCAGGGAAATTAAACGtgaaaaaacatttcctttaATGGCATATTTCCATTGCAATATCTGCAAAAGATTATTTTTCTACTGGTCGTTTTAAACTGTACGTATCATATCCTCAGAAGTCTACTGTCACAACGCTCGCATGCCACATGGCAACGCCGGTTGCATGCAAGTGCGATTCTgcatccaaaacaaacactgctCAAAACATCAATGTTGGTTAAAGTCAAAAGTGGTTCCGAAAATGTTTATCGTTACTTCACTCGATCCAGCACCACAAAATCTGCAATCGACACCTTTTCCGTCCATTAAGCAACCGAAGCTGGTTGGATTTTTCAGCGTAGACGCTCATCGGCGGTATGATGGTTCAGCGGCACAGCTGAAATATCTGTTcctaccgccaccgccgagaaCGGATCTGCAGATGGATCTGAACGAAGGTTTCGAAATTCAGCGTCCCAAGCCAGACAGTGCCCGAAATGAGCGAATCGAAATGCTGCTATCATTCATCCGGTACAATGGTCCGCGTGATCTGTGGAGTATgaccgaagacgacgaacTTCATCGTCGAGAACCGAATGCAACTCGGTTACGATATGACTTCGTATGTTTTCGCGGACTACTCCGGTTGATTGCCTGCACACCGTACGATCGGAATACTAGTTGGATTATACAGGCGATCCGCTACCGTGGCACAGTTTATCTCTGCGAAAAAGCAACACCGGAAAAACTGCAggccgaacgaaacgaaaccgaacagCAGCGCCGTTTCTGTTACTACGGCTTCAAGTTTGAGCAGCACATTCTGACAAACAGTCCCACCACGGGGCCGGACACTTCCAAACCCGTGGATCTGTCTGAAGAATTTTGCTCTCTATTCGAAACTACTTTGGCAGGTCAGCGCATTCTTTACGGTGCCGAAATGGATGGAATCATCTCGGAGAAATCGCTTGATCGGGATCAGTTGCAGGTAGACGATCTTCGGCGGCTCGAGTTTGTCGAGGTTAAGGTGAAACGACGAGAAACAACCGCACGGCAGGTGGAGAACTTCTACCGCTACAAAGCGAAAAACTGGTGGTGCCAGAGTTTTCTTGTGAACATCCAGCGGTTGGTGGTAGGACTTCGTGATGATCGGGGGATTGTGCAAGAAATTAAAGACATGAAGTTAAACGATCTGCAGCGCGATTCCAGGCATCATTGGTCGCCCTCGGTTTGCATGAACTTTGCTGGCGCGTTTTTGCGAGAGGTGGCCATCATTCTGCAAAATGTTGATAACTGTGAGCGGGTTTATCAGTTCGAATACAATGCCAACGATCACCGACGCGTACGGTACCAGGTACTGGATGATGGACATAAGGATGCTTTTCTTCCTCCTTGGTACATACAGTATCTCGAATccaaacataaataaaaatttacttCTATGCTCCTGCATGAGGCTAGAAAGAAACCTTGCGCCTTTTTTACCATAATCAGAATCGTCAACGATGTTGTATTGTCGCAACAAAGCTCTTTGCTTTGTCCAACCATGATGTTTAGCTGATAGATTGCACTGAATTCGATGAAAATATACCGTACATCTTGCATTCCATGTCGTTTCATGTAGTACATCAGGCACATCATTTAGCATCCAAGTTTAACTCCTGTTCCACTTCCaagcaaaaatgtaaacaaacacaatctGGGAGCAAACGTCACGAGCGAAAGCGAGTGGCGGGTTTTTGGAGCGGCTCTCGTAAACCGGATACCGCGAAAGCCGCGATACAAATCACAAACTAAATGGCAAAAGTATAACTGTATTTTCAATTGTCATAAACAGTTTACCATTGCAAACGTGCAATGTGCTTCAATAAAACCTCCTTCCTTGTGACCATCAGTCCATTTCTGTTACTAAGAAGTGAGAAATGGTGAGCTTTTAAGATCACCTGTTCACTCCTCTCAACAGCTGTTCCGAATCAGACACTTTGATAACACTACCACATCCAGCAGGCGCTGCTCTGAGATCGATATTGCTGGTTGcaattgtttgcattttttaacaTTCTCATTCCCTCTCACGTAACCCTTTCAATGCTTTATTCTTGGTCTCCGCGTTGGAGCGCCAGTAAAAAGAGAGAGCCGACACGACGGCGAGACAACGGACTCCAAATCGCGACGACCGAACTCGCCATTCGGAACAAGTTCTCAGTTCGGGGAGGTTGTGCGCGTTCACGCTTTCGGTGACTAGTGTGCTTCCTCTTCACGCtgcccgtgcgtgcgtggaaAGCTCGGGCTTCGATTTTTTACCACAATCCAGGTGTTAGGAACCGAAGTGAAAAAAGGCTTTCAGTTCCCGTGGTAACCTTCATGTTGGCCACCACTGTGTGAGTGTGCATGCAAATTCTTGAAAGCGCTCGGAGGTTAGGTTTCGCCGCTTGCTGAGCCTGCTGGGACCGCCGCCGTGGTGCACGCGTCCAAATAAACGGTGTGCGCAGCGCCgacgaaaagaaggaaaagcgggaaaattgGATCAGAGTGCACAGAGCACCAGTTGTCGAAGCGTGAAGTGAAGATGAtttgtggccgtttgttttacttttaatcAGATTCACTATCGATCTCAACCGAGCGCTGTGACCCACTAGTGTGTGCCAGGTGATTACGCCTTTCCCGCCACGCTGGTGGAGCAGGCAGTGAAGTAGATATAgtgcaaaaaagtaaaatattgCCCTTACGTCGTGCTGTGTGCGTTACCGCCCCACACACGGATGGGTTATCCGTGTGAGCGAAGCCCGAGATAGGCGCCCCTGTGTATGCCGTGTGGCAATTTAAGAAAAGAACAAGGGCGCGTACAAAAAAAATAGGTTCCAAACCAAGGTGACGCTAGTATTTGTGTGCGGGAGGCACGCACAGCGGCGGGTTTAGCGCCTTCAATAGTGGGAACGAAAGTAAGGTGCCGAAAGGTGGTGGTGTGTAGCGTTCTGTAGGAGCCGAAGCCAGCGGTCGTTCGCTCCAGCGAGAATGTTGTAATTCGGTCAACGCGGCAGTCCAGCGTGCTATGTTGGTGGCTCTGACGTCACAGTCGCTGCCGCACCACGATCCCACCACAGGAAGCCAAATCGCGGGATAATTGCCCGGAACGTGTCGCTTCGAACTTCTTCTCAATCACTTCCCGAAACCATGTCTTCGGTGGAACTCTACGTTAAGGTGAGTGATAAAGCGATCTTCTTCCGAATTCCCGGACGAACGATGTTGCTGCACCCGGTTAAACGAAACGTTTATTAACTTTACTACTGATATTTTTACATGAATATTGAATGCTTTCACAAGCATAAATTCTTTATTCGTATTCATACGAACGGAAGAGTTCAATCATGAAGCGAAGGCAGAAGTAGTAGAAAGTcaaaaggaaacaatagtCTTATATGGTTTCCGTTCATCGTCCGACTGCCTGGTGCTCGACACCTTCTTGGCCATTCCTCCATCCACTTCTGATGTCGTGATTTTAACCACCCTCCCCTCTTTCGTTGGACCTATTTCAGCTTGGCATTTCGTCCGGAAAGCGGTGCTTTCTGTTCTACTATCCCCTTGAGCCTCTTGGGGTGTTTCCCGTATACGCCCGGAAGATGAAACGATCTTTTAAAGTCTCggcgttcgtcgtcgtttctCTATGAACCTACAAAATGATATTCTGCGATTATCTtacgaaaaacacaaaatgaaaacaacgtTCAGACACATTTTCAAAGTGTTTTCAAGCAGATTTTGATCATATAGTGATACGCATTAAAGCGGAACACGCGACGGGCGGTGTGCGGGTCGTTAGTTGCCTTTATCAATGAGTAATCGAAGAAATAAGTCTTGTGAACGATAACCCGCCCTATTTAAGAAGCCCAATGCCAACCGAATATTTTTACCTCATTCCTGTGCCGGGGGTACATGCGATAACGTACGTCATTAAAACAGTTGTGTGATTCATATAGGACACATCGAACACATTTTGTGCTTGAAACGAGCATCCCTCGATAGGAAAGGAAGACTTCTTCAAACGCACGATGTCTCCAACTCCCACTGACCCTTACCGAACCGTGCCACCGATTCAATCTCAACCATTTCAACGGAGGGAGACTTCACGCAAAATCAGGTCATGTCAGAATGTGGGAAACTTTGGTCGCTGCACGACCGGTCGAGAAACGGCGGTCGCTGTATGCGACCTATTTACCCTTTCGAAAGGCAACCAGATACCAGCTACTATTACTTAGGGCTGGCTAACATCACCTTCCCAATTTATACTGCGTGACGGAACGGGAAGCAGTGCTGTTGTCTGTCTTTCGATGATATCGCCTCTGTTGCAGCTAGGGTTAATTATCTCTCTGAGTTTTTTCGTACCAAATATTCCTCGAACGATCACCTTTCTGGCATCAAACAAACCACGATCATCTCGTGTTTGGGTGGGGTTGGGCTTCATTTCCACCTTCCGGTATTTTT
The nucleotide sequence above comes from Anopheles bellator chromosome 1, idAnoBellAS_SP24_06.2, whole genome shotgun sequence. Encoded proteins:
- the LOC131205798 gene encoding synembryn, whose translation is MDAESLRCLLSGDYGLVEDALNKFNKQNSQVFNFTHFTSTGQWMLIWNKLFAYLADPSMPHRVGCLMAIKVLSRDKTYLNESVAGEQLDALLRLAGIGPVGERCDATEEVQVEALKCLSNMIFQSIKCQEMCFGNASTEGIIRRVKMYKEVAYGYDIKYFDMKLLFLLTAINCDIRAKVRDQLHGLVYLVETLDLFMGQAATFKEFSDKDLDLINEVLKVLFNLTVRTGDGLVPEEEEANQFHRLVTVLHDLFFYRTLNRDRIVSLRSNIVNLLTSVPVSCYLELVTPLQTKEDTDLMQDDADETSVTPPTVPFEGKNVYVLQVLVEFLRRNFQRAEKKSDQYEMLSPVLTVLIKAIRADPVHRRYVRSVILPPLREVHDRPEIGKELRNYLCALLTSPCTQIADLSAELLFVLCKENVGRMIKYTGYGNAAGLFANRGLLGGRSVKVSEQYSSDSEDSDTEEYKQLQHGINPVIGCYEPAKPNPLEGMSDEQKEYEAIQLVKLMDKLQRQGLIQPCKIGDDGRPHAVDHIMELQEEIPEQQRDYKRKT
- the LOC131215417 gene encoding LOW QUALITY PROTEIN: decapping nuclease DXO homolog (The sequence of the model RefSeq protein was modified relative to this genomic sequence to represent the inferred CDS: substituted 1 base at 1 genomic stop codon) — translated: MFIVTSLDPAPQNLQSTPFPSIKQPKLVGFFSVDAHRRYDGSAAQLKYLFLPPPPRTDLQMDLNEGFEIQRPKPDSARNERIEMLLSFIRYNGPRDLWSMTEDDELHRREPNATRLRYDFVCFRGLLRLIACTPYDRNTSWIIQAIRYRGTVYLCEKATPEKLQAERNETEQQRRFCYYGFKFEQHILTNSPTTGPDTSKPVDLSEEFCSLFETTLAGQRILYGAEMDGIISEKSLDRDQLQVDDLRRLEFVEVKVKRRETTARQVENFYRYKAKNWWCQSFLVNIQRLVVGLRDDRGIVQEIKDMKLNDLQRDSRHHWSPSVCMNFAGAFLREVAIILQNVDNCERVYQFEYNANDHRRVRYQVLDDGHKDAFLPPWYIQYLESKHKXKFTSMLLHEARKKPCAFFTIIRIVNDVVLSQQSSLLCPTMMFS